The Ornithodoros turicata isolate Travis chromosome 9, ASM3712646v1, whole genome shotgun sequence genome includes a region encoding these proteins:
- the LOC135368041 gene encoding retinol dehydrogenase 14-like — translation MIGASWILIEFAVVAAFGVTAFGYYIRRTVKCVSQRTLPGRVAIVTGASSGIGFEIACGLAHRRLRVILACRNVQRAQEAAKKIRQTTGWNDVVIRQLDLCSFKSVRNFAEEILEEESRLDVLINNAAIVPKKPELTEDGLDVQFQTNYLGPFLLTRLLMPILEKTAPSRVVNLSSYLYRMGRLQVDSDDFGRAPQHRLVTYAASKLALVIFTRELARRSKRVLVVSCTPGTSNTNIARDVPWILRNTVGRIAANFFRTAEQGAQTPLHLAVDEHLEQVWPTGQYFVDCAPEPLASVATPTDEVAQRLWDMSEKLTAL, via the exons ATGATCGGAGCGAGTTGGATCTTGATTGAATTCGCAGTGGTCGCAGCTTTTGGTGTGACTGCTTTTGGCTACTATATCCGACGTACCGTCAAATGCGTCAGTCAGCGGACTCTCCCAGGCCGCGTTGCGATCGTAACTGGCGCCAGCAGCGGAATCGGATTCGAAATTGCTTGCGGTCTCGCACATCGTCGTCTTCGTGTGATTCTGGCATGCCGTAACGTACAGCGGGCTCAAGAAGCTGCCAAAAAAATCCGCCAGACAACAGGGTGGAACGATGTAGTGATTAGACAGCTGGACTTGTGCTCCTTCAAGTCGGTGCGGAACTTCGCAGAGGAGATTCTAGAGGAGGAATCTCGACTGGATGTGCTCATAAACAACGCGGCAATTGTGCCTAAGAAGCCAGAGCTGACAGAAGATGGCTTGGACGTCCAGTTTCAGACAAATTACTTGGGACCCTTCTTACTTACTAGGCTTTTGATGCCCATTTTGGAGAAGACCGCACCGTCAAGGGTTGTTAACTTGTCTTCGTATTTGTACAGG ATGGGCCGCCTTCAGGTGGATTCCGATGACTTTGGACGAGCTCCTCAACACAGACTTGTCACCTATGCGGCGAGCAAGTTAGCGCTTGTGATATTTACACGAGAGTTGGCCAGGCGTTCAAAAAGGGTGCTGGTTGTCTCTTGCACGCCGGGCACAAGCAATACCAACATCGCCAGGGACGTCCCCTGGATACTACGAAACACGGTGGGACGCATAGCTGCCAATTTCTTCCGCACTGCCGAACAAGGGGCACAGACGCCGCTGCATCTCGCCGTCGACGAACATTTAGAACAGGTGTGGCCCACGGGACAGTACTTTGTCGACTGTGCTCCTGAACCCTTAGCATCTGTCGCCACACCAACTGACGAAGTCGCTCAAAGGCTGTGGGACATGAGCGAGAAACTAACGGCCCTTTAG